The Spirosoma foliorum genome has a window encoding:
- a CDS encoding AAA family ATPase: MYITKVELQNFKRFTDLTIDGIPTNAKLVLLIGSNGSGKSSVFDAFEFLNTGSKTHIHQKSGSEYKGAMQSLLSSLSSLKKRRDLQTTIFIEDNQGESSRFEETKSPISISKLSDKAFYGRTSFRQVARLTRRQSEENSVSTIEADSDRPRTFIDRDNRFEADIDRIARQIFQEIFRNGASAQQIKDKYIEPINQAFDRIFDSQLINRLSLIEFIPPGEGQATQVNFRKGESEISYDYLSAGEKEVFNILFNLLVRRDQFTDTVYFFDEIDLHLNTKLQFNLLKEITENWIPENCQLWTASHSLGFIDYARQYEKGVIIDFDDLDFDQPQTLFPEPKERLDVYDIAVPKEMLFEIMKDKKVVACENQNAEFYNLLALPNTIFVGMKDARSVFLQVKNDPRYHSLRDRDFISDTEIEKIESIYPNHHILRYYNFENYLYHPDNLTELNPTGFDRATYIKALNQYKQERYDYILPGLISSRQTYEEFKTDDKLKDKSTDSIVHDLKSDDFERFYKYLNMKNQHEKIDPALGKIPQKSLVQTNWFRQQIQAILNR; encoded by the coding sequence ATGTACATCACAAAGGTAGAACTACAGAACTTCAAACGCTTTACTGACTTAACCATTGATGGCATTCCTACGAATGCGAAATTGGTCTTACTTATTGGTTCCAATGGGTCGGGCAAGTCGTCGGTATTTGATGCGTTTGAGTTTTTAAACACAGGATCAAAAACGCATATCCATCAAAAGAGTGGTTCAGAGTATAAAGGCGCTATGCAAAGTTTGTTGAGCAGCCTTTCTTCTCTGAAAAAGCGTAGAGACTTACAAACCACTATTTTTATAGAAGACAATCAAGGAGAATCATCTCGATTTGAAGAGACGAAATCACCTATATCTATTAGTAAATTATCAGATAAGGCCTTCTATGGCCGAACAAGCTTTCGGCAAGTTGCTAGGTTAACCCGGCGTCAATCAGAAGAGAACAGTGTCTCTACAATCGAAGCCGACTCAGATAGACCCCGTACTTTTATTGACCGCGATAATCGGTTTGAAGCTGATATAGACCGTATAGCAAGGCAAATTTTCCAGGAGATTTTCAGGAATGGAGCTTCTGCTCAACAGATAAAGGACAAATATATAGAGCCTATAAATCAAGCTTTTGATCGCATTTTCGACTCTCAGCTAATTAACAGACTATCGCTTATTGAGTTTATACCACCTGGCGAAGGGCAGGCAACTCAGGTAAATTTTAGAAAGGGAGAATCCGAAATATCATACGATTATTTAAGCGCAGGGGAGAAAGAAGTTTTCAATATCCTTTTTAATCTGCTCGTTCGTCGAGATCAATTTACGGATACGGTTTATTTTTTTGATGAAATAGATCTCCATCTGAATACCAAGCTACAATTCAACCTGCTTAAAGAAATTACTGAAAACTGGATTCCAGAAAACTGTCAACTCTGGACAGCTTCGCACTCGCTTGGCTTTATCGACTATGCCCGACAGTATGAAAAAGGAGTAATTATCGATTTCGACGATCTGGATTTCGACCAGCCTCAGACCCTGTTTCCTGAACCCAAGGAGCGCTTAGATGTGTACGACATTGCTGTGCCTAAGGAGATGCTTTTTGAGATTATGAAGGACAAGAAAGTAGTAGCCTGTGAGAACCAAAATGCTGAATTCTATAATCTGCTAGCCCTTCCCAATACAATCTTTGTGGGTATGAAGGACGCACGCAGTGTATTTCTACAGGTGAAAAACGATCCAAGATACCATTCTCTTCGTGATCGAGATTTTATATCGGATACTGAAATTGAAAAAATAGAATCGATCTACCCAAATCATCATATACTTCGCTACTACAACTTCGAAAACTATTTATATCATCCAGATAACCTCACTGAACTAAATCCGACTGGATTTGACCGTGCTACGTATATTAAAGCTCTAAATCAGTATAAGCAGGAACGTTACGACTATATTTTGCCGGGGCTTATATCTTCTCGTCAGACTTATGAAGAGTTTAAAACGGATGATAAGCTTAAAGACAAATCCACAGATTCCATTGTGCACGATTTAAAAAGCGACGATTTTGAGCGGTTTTACAAGTATCTCAATATGAAAAACCAGCATGAAAAGATAGATCCTGCTCTTGGAAAAATTCCTCAAAAAAGCCTCGTTCAAACCAACTGGTTTCGGCAACAAATCCAAGCCATTCTGAACCGGTAG
- a CDS encoding DUF1361 domain-containing protein — MQTHYASPYSPALSPIRDTQTGKGLRALTLLTIAGLTLVITRGLLTGNWWFFVMLTWNLFLAWFPLGVVLVLRDLRAAGGPSWFRSRWLFVGALLLWLVFLPNAPYIITDLFHIKNIDHPLLWFDTMTIFLFALTGLLIGLYSILLVHRMLRPQMGQWLTWGLMLICQILSGFGIYLGRVGRWNSWDILTNPSALTSAIAHVYHDHLSIKLTLAYGFVLIVLYVAFYWYAEHEEKPHKL, encoded by the coding sequence ATGCAAACACACTACGCTTCACCGTATAGCCCGGCCTTGTCACCAATCCGCGACACACAGACGGGAAAAGGCCTTCGGGCCCTAACACTTTTAACGATAGCGGGGCTAACTTTAGTGATAACCCGTGGTCTTTTAACGGGTAATTGGTGGTTCTTCGTCATGTTAACCTGGAACCTGTTTCTGGCGTGGTTTCCATTGGGCGTCGTGCTGGTTCTTCGCGATTTACGAGCAGCGGGTGGCCCGTCGTGGTTTAGAAGCCGGTGGCTCTTTGTGGGTGCTCTACTGCTCTGGCTGGTCTTTTTACCCAATGCCCCCTATATTATTACCGATCTGTTCCACATCAAAAATATCGACCATCCTCTTCTCTGGTTCGATACTATGACGATATTCCTTTTTGCGTTAACTGGATTATTGATCGGTTTGTATTCCATTTTGCTGGTTCACCGAATGCTTCGGCCACAAATGGGGCAATGGCTAACCTGGGGGCTGATGCTGATTTGCCAGATTCTGTCGGGATTTGGCATTTATCTGGGCCGCGTTGGTCGCTGGAATAGCTGGGATATATTGACCAATCCATCCGCACTCACCTCGGCTATTGCCCATGTCTATCACGACCATTTGAGCATAAAACTTACATTGGCTTACGGCTTTGTTCTGATTGTTTTGTACGTGGCCTTTTACTGGTATGCCGAGCACGAGGAAAAGCCACACAAACTATAA
- a CDS encoding diacylglycerol kinase family protein, with protein sequence MIDFRKVIRSFRFAGQGILDLFRFENNAKVHLLIAGLVVAAGLYLHLNRTEWAIILTQIGLVWTAEAFNTAIEKLCDFVSPGLHPQIKAIKDMASGAVLILAIVAVIVGLIILGGRLLESFQ encoded by the coding sequence ATGATTGATTTTCGTAAAGTCATCCGCAGTTTTCGATTTGCCGGGCAAGGTATTCTGGATTTATTCCGTTTCGAGAATAATGCGAAAGTACATCTACTGATTGCCGGTCTGGTTGTTGCGGCTGGTTTATATTTGCACCTAAACCGTACTGAATGGGCTATTATTTTAACGCAAATCGGATTGGTTTGGACTGCCGAAGCCTTCAATACCGCCATTGAAAAATTATGTGATTTTGTATCGCCAGGACTACATCCACAAATCAAAGCGATTAAAGATATGGCATCAGGGGCTGTGTTAATTTTAGCTATTGTAGCCGTGATTGTAGGTCTAATCATCCTTGGCGGGCGGCTCCTGGAATCCTTTCAATAA
- a CDS encoding winged helix-turn-helix domain-containing protein translates to MNNDLLAQFNKAFESKARLSIMSVLMVNDSLSFNALKELLGLTDGNLATHLRALEEAGYVAVQKQFIGRKPNTTYSATPLGQQAFTDHLNALEAFIKNM, encoded by the coding sequence ATGAATAACGACCTGCTCGCTCAGTTTAACAAAGCCTTTGAAAGCAAAGCGCGGCTAAGCATCATGTCGGTTCTGATGGTTAATGACTCCCTGAGTTTTAATGCACTGAAAGAACTGCTTGGCCTCACAGACGGCAATCTGGCCACGCACCTTCGTGCGCTGGAAGAAGCGGGCTATGTAGCTGTACAGAAGCAGTTTATTGGGCGAAAACCGAATACCACTTACTCGGCAACACCACTTGGCCAACAGGCATTTACGGATCACCTGAATGCCTTAGAAGCGTTTATTAAGAATATGTAA
- a CDS encoding XrtN system VIT domain-containing protein gives MKIESKENQLKADSELPIAQTDNIEYGLSASPRSRLLEPFRDSTFGLGLVLLLISGGAYLVYDFSETRKESAMNNVFFMLHYALALFFSLMLLTGNILHFHWKQYPEGRHSRWLGLLLWLISAYALNRNMSVFQKSTSWLCWALVLVGVAMVLYSWKESLTVRMQQLLYAVLAVGWWLFAYMAIYVCQLYIISIPLLLGLGLSVHTFVPLLFAITLGKRLWEDAKREEHLRLGISVGLSVPLLAIGLFLSGWIRDLNSMEQTRLEATIRKTSDLPDWVLIAQQLKQNGAVSSWITNRLLLSNRVYAQGHFFDDSSWGFGGLTASDDVREHDPLIVIASQLFPIDVLSNADQLALLKVLMGNRHGSEEKFWTGRHLAIQDIVSQVRIWPQFRVSYTEQTFRIRNQARNTTEEALLTFHMPPGSVVSSMSLWVNGREEPARLTTVAKADSAYRRIVNVESKIIARDPSVVYWQEGNRVTVRVFPCLAGEDRRVKLGITSPLTFKSSPMANRLTYQVPYVEGPDASSAKELIHVDFDSTPINITKPWLWQALNSKTLTHQGRYNPDWQLVFDAPNLSTDAFILNNQAYKTESLIPENESFTPTDVYLDVNKSWSQSEFKEAFQMIQRQPNCRAWVFDDGLKELDETELEPTYKRLHKQEFSLFPIYRIQNPATALLITKSTDISPTLSDLKNSPFAENLGQLAKQQVPIRTFCYRSDDQPNNLTPYLKTLAELSVLNVTTGYSFNLTQYVNSHEFPCQTNEPALIELPEAGIAIRETSSQPDQASVAPDHLARLFTYNRLLHQIGRQYFVKNYQTEALIQEAQQAHIVSPISSLVVLETAADYDRFGIKKDNSGLDNATLKQEGAVPEPHEWALLIMLASLIGWLIWRKRYALN, from the coding sequence ATGAAGATAGAATCGAAAGAGAATCAACTGAAAGCTGATTCTGAACTACCAATCGCACAGACAGATAACATCGAATATGGTCTGTCTGCATCTCCCCGTTCTCGTCTACTGGAACCGTTCCGAGATTCAACATTTGGTTTAGGACTTGTACTGCTATTGATTTCGGGGGGAGCGTATTTGGTGTATGACTTCTCTGAGACGCGTAAGGAAAGTGCGATGAACAATGTATTCTTTATGCTTCATTACGCCCTGGCCTTATTCTTCTCGTTGATGTTATTAACGGGCAATATTCTTCATTTCCACTGGAAACAGTATCCTGAAGGTCGTCACTCAAGATGGCTGGGTTTGTTGCTATGGCTCATCAGTGCCTACGCCTTGAACCGCAATATGTCTGTCTTTCAAAAATCGACTTCGTGGCTGTGTTGGGCACTCGTCTTGGTTGGAGTAGCTATGGTCCTGTACAGTTGGAAAGAATCGCTAACCGTTCGGATGCAGCAGTTACTTTATGCTGTGCTGGCGGTTGGCTGGTGGTTGTTTGCCTATATGGCTATTTACGTGTGTCAACTGTATATCATTAGCATACCATTACTACTTGGGTTAGGCTTATCCGTTCATACGTTCGTGCCACTTCTTTTCGCGATCACACTTGGGAAACGACTGTGGGAGGATGCAAAACGCGAAGAACATTTGCGACTTGGTATTAGCGTTGGGCTATCTGTACCGCTTCTGGCCATCGGTTTATTTCTAAGCGGCTGGATTCGCGACCTTAACTCTATGGAGCAAACGCGGCTGGAAGCTACCATCCGAAAAACCAGCGATCTCCCCGACTGGGTTCTTATCGCTCAACAACTTAAACAAAACGGCGCTGTATCTAGCTGGATTACCAATCGGCTTTTGTTGAGTAATCGAGTATATGCACAGGGCCATTTTTTCGATGACAGTAGTTGGGGTTTTGGTGGGCTAACGGCTTCCGACGATGTGCGCGAACATGATCCGCTGATCGTTATTGCTTCGCAATTGTTTCCTATCGATGTACTGAGCAATGCCGACCAACTAGCCTTGTTAAAGGTGCTTATGGGCAACCGACATGGCTCGGAAGAGAAGTTCTGGACGGGTCGGCACTTGGCAATACAGGATATTGTATCGCAGGTGCGTATCTGGCCGCAATTTCGGGTGAGTTATACCGAGCAAACATTTCGGATTCGGAATCAGGCACGTAACACCACCGAAGAAGCCCTGCTTACGTTTCATATGCCACCGGGTTCGGTCGTTTCGTCCATGTCACTCTGGGTTAACGGCCGCGAGGAGCCTGCTCGACTGACAACCGTTGCCAAAGCCGATTCAGCCTATCGTAGAATTGTAAACGTAGAGTCAAAAATCATCGCTCGAGATCCATCAGTCGTGTATTGGCAGGAGGGGAATCGGGTAACTGTGCGCGTATTTCCATGCCTGGCCGGTGAAGATCGGCGCGTAAAATTAGGCATTACTTCTCCCTTGACATTTAAGAGCAGTCCAATGGCAAATCGGCTAACTTATCAGGTTCCGTATGTCGAAGGCCCGGATGCGAGTTCGGCAAAAGAGCTTATTCATGTCGATTTTGATTCAACCCCGATCAATATCACAAAGCCCTGGTTATGGCAAGCGCTCAACAGTAAAACGCTTACGCATCAGGGCCGTTACAATCCTGATTGGCAACTCGTATTCGACGCACCGAATTTATCTACCGATGCCTTTATACTCAACAATCAGGCTTATAAAACAGAATCACTAATACCAGAAAATGAGTCATTTACGCCTACTGATGTGTATCTGGACGTAAACAAATCGTGGAGTCAAAGTGAGTTTAAAGAGGCCTTTCAGATGATTCAACGCCAGCCAAACTGCCGGGCTTGGGTATTCGATGATGGATTAAAAGAGCTTGACGAAACAGAACTGGAACCAACTTATAAACGACTCCATAAACAAGAATTTAGCCTCTTCCCAATTTATCGGATTCAGAATCCGGCAACGGCTCTGCTCATTACGAAAAGCACAGATATATCGCCCACGTTGAGCGACTTAAAGAATAGCCCGTTTGCCGAAAATCTGGGGCAATTAGCGAAACAGCAAGTACCTATTCGTACATTTTGTTATCGATCAGATGATCAGCCAAACAACCTCACGCCTTACCTAAAAACGTTGGCAGAACTCAGCGTGCTAAACGTGACAACAGGCTATAGTTTCAATCTGACTCAGTATGTCAACAGTCACGAGTTCCCTTGCCAAACCAATGAACCAGCACTTATCGAGTTGCCCGAAGCCGGGATTGCCATTCGCGAAACATCCAGCCAACCAGACCAGGCGTCGGTAGCCCCAGACCATCTTGCCCGCTTATTTACGTACAATCGATTATTACACCAGATTGGGCGACAGTATTTTGTCAAGAACTACCAGACAGAGGCACTCATTCAGGAAGCCCAACAGGCTCATATTGTATCGCCAATATCGAGTTTAGTTGTTCTCGAAACGGCTGCTGATTACGATCGATTTGGCATTAAAAAAGACAATTCAGGCCTTGACAACGCTACTCTGAAACAAGAAGGAGCTGTACCCGAACCCCACGAATGGGCCTTGTTGATTATGCTGGCGAGTTTAATTGGATGGCTGATTTGGCGAAAGAGATATGCTCTCAATTGA
- the xrtN gene encoding exosortase N encodes MLSIDLTTLLAISLLVYAWWPGNAGRNRWTGRLVTLCLLSPVLRYLSALFSFPIRLQLSTWAGSLLRLVGLNVQVEGNVLIKTTREFGSVEMAVDPACMGLQLTGVSLLAGLFALIWQEREQQKKVSLGWIIPYQSVVFGLTIFCNLFRIVLLVALGAMPGTWEHEGIGLACVLVYTWLPTWWLARLFVQRMGQVESYNSSLELATNLLKPARWSFGLVVAGLSIRALAALPNNKPIKIGTNSKSTLGIGSSYESGCQRKVLANGFIQLSKPGLLLYLKPQSDWFSADHSPMACWQGSGYELRRVRETVVDGHPAYVGELRKRGQTLYTAWWFSNGTLTTISQLTMRGRMLRGETGFVLVNLTVEKPFRQS; translated from the coding sequence ATGCTCTCAATTGATCTGACCACATTACTGGCAATTTCACTACTCGTTTACGCCTGGTGGCCAGGCAACGCAGGCAGGAACCGCTGGACGGGCCGGTTAGTGACCTTATGCCTACTCTCACCCGTTCTCCGTTATCTTTCTGCCCTCTTCTCGTTCCCAATTCGTTTGCAGCTCAGCACCTGGGCGGGTAGTTTGCTTCGATTAGTTGGCCTGAATGTGCAGGTAGAAGGCAATGTACTTATTAAAACCACCCGAGAATTTGGTTCTGTTGAAATGGCTGTTGACCCTGCCTGTATGGGGCTACAACTCACTGGTGTGTCGCTTTTGGCTGGGCTGTTCGCGCTAATTTGGCAAGAGCGTGAACAGCAAAAAAAGGTCTCACTGGGTTGGATAATCCCTTATCAGTCAGTCGTTTTTGGACTAACTATTTTCTGCAATTTGTTTCGAATCGTGCTATTGGTCGCTTTAGGGGCAATGCCCGGCACCTGGGAACATGAAGGCATCGGCTTGGCCTGTGTGCTGGTTTATACATGGCTCCCGACCTGGTGGCTGGCGCGTCTATTCGTACAGCGAATGGGCCAGGTAGAGTCCTACAACTCATCCCTGGAGTTAGCCACTAACCTGTTAAAACCAGCACGCTGGAGCTTCGGGTTAGTGGTGGCTGGCCTTAGCATCAGAGCTTTAGCGGCTCTACCAAACAATAAGCCGATCAAAATCGGTACAAATTCTAAATCGACGCTAGGCATTGGCTCTAGTTATGAGTCTGGCTGCCAGCGAAAAGTCCTTGCCAACGGATTTATTCAACTTTCAAAACCAGGCTTATTACTCTATCTAAAACCACAGTCCGACTGGTTCAGTGCTGATCATAGCCCGATGGCTTGTTGGCAGGGCAGCGGTTATGAACTTCGCCGGGTTCGGGAAACGGTAGTCGATGGGCACCCGGCTTATGTTGGGGAGTTGCGAAAAAGAGGCCAGACTCTATATACCGCCTGGTGGTTCAGCAATGGAACGTTAACCACAATAAGCCAACTGACGATGCGCGGGCGGATGCTTCGGGGCGAAACGGGGTTTGTGCTTGTCAATCTGACCGTCGAGAAGCCATTCCGGCAATCTTAG
- the nhaD gene encoding sodium:proton antiporter NhaD, protein MILLLITAFVIGYILITLEHSININKTATALITGVVCWAIYALMATQPETVGHHLAESLTNTAEILFFLLGAMTVVELIDVHDGFTLITDRIASRNIRTLLWIISLLTFFLSALLDNLTTAIVMVAVTRKLVRDPDQRHMMAGMIIIAANAGGAWSPIGDVTTTMLWIGGQITTLHIMQSLLLPSLVSMLLPLAILSRSQPNVQVKIASQGVSRPYVTPAARRDRRMMLATGLGGMLFVPIFKTVTHLPPYMGMMLVLGVIWVVSELIHSDKDEAERQKFTAAYALSRIDAPSILFFLGILLAVGVLEATGILHNLAGSLNQAIGNLDAIVFLIGIVSAIVDNVPIVAATMGMYDLQTYPVDDKLWAFLAYCAGTGGSLLIIGSAAGVAIMGMEKLTFGWYLRKISGLALVGYVAGALVYLIEFALIN, encoded by the coding sequence ATGATTTTATTATTAATTACGGCCTTTGTTATTGGCTATATCCTCATTACACTCGAACACTCGATCAACATTAACAAAACGGCAACGGCACTCATTACGGGCGTCGTTTGCTGGGCTATTTACGCTTTAATGGCTACCCAGCCCGAAACGGTTGGACATCACCTGGCCGAAAGCTTGACCAACACAGCCGAAATACTATTTTTTCTGCTGGGAGCTATGACGGTAGTGGAGCTAATTGATGTTCATGACGGATTTACTCTAATTACGGATCGGATTGCCAGTCGTAATATCCGTACCCTGCTCTGGATCATTAGCCTACTCACATTTTTTTTATCCGCCCTGCTGGATAACCTGACTACGGCGATTGTGATGGTAGCCGTTACCCGGAAGTTGGTGCGAGACCCTGACCAGCGGCATATGATGGCTGGTATGATCATTATTGCTGCCAATGCGGGCGGAGCCTGGTCGCCTATTGGCGATGTGACTACAACAATGCTGTGGATTGGTGGACAAATCACTACGCTTCACATCATGCAATCGCTGCTTTTGCCTAGCCTGGTATCGATGCTGCTGCCACTGGCTATCCTCAGCCGTTCGCAACCGAATGTTCAGGTCAAAATAGCCTCACAAGGGGTTAGCCGACCTTACGTGACCCCAGCGGCACGACGCGACCGTCGGATGATGTTGGCTACCGGATTAGGGGGCATGCTTTTCGTGCCAATTTTCAAGACAGTTACCCACTTGCCTCCCTACATGGGTATGATGCTGGTGCTAGGCGTAATTTGGGTAGTCTCTGAATTGATTCACAGCGATAAAGATGAAGCCGAGCGACAAAAATTTACGGCGGCCTATGCCCTCAGTCGAATTGATGCGCCAAGTATCCTGTTTTTCCTGGGAATTCTTTTGGCCGTAGGCGTGCTGGAGGCAACGGGCATTTTACATAATCTGGCCGGATCGTTAAACCAGGCAATCGGTAATCTGGATGCAATTGTATTCCTGATTGGTATTGTATCCGCCATAGTCGATAATGTTCCTATTGTGGCGGCCACTATGGGAATGTACGACTTGCAAACTTATCCGGTCGATGACAAACTTTGGGCATTTCTGGCCTATTGTGCGGGTACGGGTGGTAGTTTACTGATTATAGGATCGGCAGCAGGGGTAGCCATTATGGGTATGGAGAAACTGACTTTCGGGTGGTATTTGCGAAAAATTAGCGGGCTTGCGTTGGTGGGTTATGTGGCTGGCGCACTAGTCTATCTAATCGAATTTGCCCTGATAAATTAA
- a CDS encoding sodium:proton exchanger: MDSSILIIVLSLSVLISYAFDLFSSRFKTPSVLLLLLLGMLTRQATEYFKVQVPYVNTILPTLGTLGLILIVLEGGLDLELHTDRLSSIRRTLLSSLMAIIGGTLIMAGMLYLLLNDSFYHCLIAALPFSIVSSSVTVQSVTNLTGGQREFAVYESAYASILGIMAYNFLLLSRGSVLGAIWSFTRDTLAMAIISLGCCFLLLYLIGRINHRIKFLPIISVLFLVYALAEINHMSSLLLILIFGLFLNNTDLFIRGRLSQILKNDLFEKELDQLKNLTAEGAFVVRTFFYLILGYAAVPHDLVEMDALIVSVLFVVVIFFWRWVTLRLTYSGPLIPLLWIAPRGLITILLYLNIPEDLRLVGFREGIPTLVVVLSSVATMVGLLRNQSVRNVE, encoded by the coding sequence ATGGATTCATCTATACTGATTATAGTTCTGAGTTTATCGGTATTGATTTCGTACGCCTTTGATTTGTTCAGCAGTCGGTTCAAAACGCCATCTGTTTTGCTGCTGTTGTTATTAGGCATGCTTACAAGGCAGGCAACCGAGTATTTCAAGGTTCAGGTACCTTATGTCAATACGATTTTGCCCACACTGGGTACGTTGGGCCTGATTCTGATTGTGCTGGAAGGCGGACTTGATCTGGAACTCCATACCGACCGTTTAAGCAGCATCCGCCGGACGCTACTGTCGTCACTGATGGCTATTATTGGCGGAACCCTCATTATGGCCGGTATGCTTTACCTGCTTCTCAACGATTCATTTTACCATTGTCTGATTGCCGCCCTGCCATTCTCTATTGTCAGTAGCTCGGTTACCGTTCAGTCCGTAACGAACCTAACAGGCGGGCAGCGTGAATTCGCCGTATATGAGTCAGCGTATGCCAGCATATTAGGCATTATGGCGTATAATTTTCTGCTATTAAGCCGAGGATCGGTGCTAGGAGCCATCTGGTCGTTCACGCGCGATACGCTCGCAATGGCCATTATATCTTTAGGCTGCTGCTTTTTGCTGCTCTATCTAATTGGACGGATCAATCATCGGATCAAATTCCTGCCCATTATTTCGGTACTGTTTCTGGTTTATGCGCTGGCCGAAATAAATCACATGTCGTCACTGCTGTTGATTTTGATTTTCGGCCTGTTTCTGAATAATACAGATTTGTTTATTCGTGGTCGGTTGAGTCAGATTCTGAAAAACGATTTGTTTGAAAAAGAATTGGATCAACTAAAAAACCTGACAGCCGAAGGAGCCTTCGTTGTTCGAACCTTTTTCTATTTAATTCTGGGGTATGCCGCTGTTCCGCACGATCTGGTAGAAATGGACGCCCTGATTGTTAGCGTGTTATTTGTTGTCGTGATTTTTTTCTGGCGCTGGGTAACACTCCGACTAACCTATTCGGGGCCGCTAATTCCACTACTCTGGATTGCACCCCGTGGCCTCATCACTATTTTGCTTTACCTGAATATCCCGGAAGACTTACGGTTAGTAGGCTTTCGCGAAGGCATCCCTACCCTGGTTGTGGTACTATCCTCGGTAGCTACAATGGTTGGGCTGCTCAGAAATCAATCAGTAAGAAATGTAGAGTGA
- a CDS encoding PE-PGRS family protein, with protein sequence MRYFILLVFWLALASCKLAIPGVYEAQFSSEPTVTPVTAGQIDEASGMADSRSQPGNLWIEQDSGSPAELALLGYDGKVKGKINIPNSTNRDWEEMTIGPGPTDGTNYLYIGDIGDNNAQYSTCQIYRLPEPTSLQATIGQVERINFRYPDGPRDAEAMFVDPATKDIYIISKREEKVHLYSLPYPQNVNEITVAKAYGELPITFVTGASISPDGSEILVRTYTQLYYWKRDSGQSIADALQYGNTRQLVVRAEPQGEAVCFDKDNKGFFTISERANASSINLYYYARK encoded by the coding sequence ATGCGTTATTTCATTTTGTTGGTTTTTTGGTTGGCGCTAGCCTCCTGCAAGCTTGCTATACCTGGAGTGTACGAAGCTCAATTTTCTTCAGAGCCAACAGTTACACCCGTAACGGCTGGTCAGATAGACGAAGCATCGGGTATGGCCGACAGTCGGAGCCAGCCTGGTAACCTTTGGATTGAGCAGGACAGCGGTAGCCCGGCCGAACTTGCCCTGTTAGGTTACGATGGGAAAGTAAAGGGCAAAATCAATATTCCGAACAGTACGAATCGTGATTGGGAAGAGATGACGATTGGACCAGGGCCAACAGATGGTACCAATTACCTCTACATTGGCGATATTGGCGATAACAATGCCCAATACTCGACTTGCCAAATCTATCGATTACCGGAGCCTACTTCCTTGCAGGCAACTATCGGGCAGGTTGAACGGATTAACTTCCGCTATCCCGATGGCCCCCGAGATGCCGAGGCCATGTTTGTCGATCCAGCTACGAAAGACATTTACATTATCTCGAAACGAGAAGAAAAGGTCCATTTATACAGTTTGCCTTATCCACAAAATGTTAATGAGATAACTGTAGCTAAAGCCTATGGTGAACTGCCAATAACGTTTGTAACAGGCGCGTCGATCTCGCCCGATGGTTCCGAAATCCTGGTACGGACCTACACCCAGCTTTACTACTGGAAGCGCGATTCTGGACAATCCATTGCCGATGCATTGCAGTATGGAAACACCCGTCAATTAGTAGTACGAGCAGAGCCGCAGGGTGAAGCGGTTTGTTTTGATAAGGACAATAAAGGGTTCTTTACCATCAGTGAACGCGCCAATGCGTCATCCATAAATCTATATTACTACGCCCGGAAATAG